In a single window of the Cucumis melo cultivar AY chromosome 11, USDA_Cmelo_AY_1.0, whole genome shotgun sequence genome:
- the LOC103490478 gene encoding transcription factor MYB8-like: MFVSQRRNNNIMVRAPVVDKDGVKRGAWSLEEDQKLRAYIEKYGPWKWREVPTLAGLMRCGKSCRLRWLNYLRPGLKRGNYTNEENELICKLHQKYGNRWSTIAAKLPGRTDNEVKNHWNAHLRKQVKPKTESSTIKHEGKPKELRLSHVYEAKTSKDFAEYCSSTFGIVESSSCFSQQTSSSDDNFGTEINWGMEDYNIDQLQICGYYDNFWTEPYVWDHNQTNAFSEDYGIRMFSPQQQYETTYDHNYCDLFC, translated from the exons ATGTTTGTGTCACAAAGAAGGAACAACAACATAATGGTGCGAGCTCCTGTTGTTGATAAGGATGGAGTCAAGAGAGGTGCTTGGAGTTTGGAAGAAGATCAAAAGCTTAGAGCTTACATCGAGAAATATGGCCCTTGGAAATGGCGGGAGGTTCCTACGCTTGCAG GATTGATGAGATGTGGAAAGAGTTGCAGATTGAGATGGTTAAATTATCTTCGTCCAGGTCTTAAGCGAGGAAACTacacaaatgaagagaatgaattaATCTGCAAATTGCATCAAAAGTATGGAAATAG ATGGTCAACCATCGCCGCAAAATTACCGGGAAGAACAGATAACGAAGTAAAGAATCATTGGAATGCTCACTTAAGGAAACAAGTGAAGCCAAAAACAGAATCATCAACAATAAAACATGAGGGAAAACCAAAGGAATTAAGGCTGTCGCATGTTTATGAAGCAAAAACATCAAAGGACTTCGCGGAGTATTGTTCAAGCACATTTGGGATTGTAGAAAGCAGCTCATGTTTTTCCCAACAAACATCTTCAAGTGATGACAATTTTGGGACTGAAATAAATTGGGGAATGGAAGATTATAACATTGATCAGCTGCAGATCTGTGGGTACTATGATAATTTCTGGACAGAACCATATGTTTGGGATCACAATCAAACAAATGCATTCTCAGAGGATTATGGAATTAGAATGTTTTCTCCTCAACAACAATATGAAACAACCTACGACCATAATTACTGTGATTTGTTCTGCTAG